The region CTCAACGGCTACAAGACCGGCGACCCGTTCATCGAGGACCCGCATCCGTCCGTCGCGGAGCGGCCGGGAGGCCTCCCCGCGGATGTCGACGTCCTGATCATCGGGTGCGGTCCGGCCGGTCTGGTCCTGGCTGCACAGATGGCCAACTTCCCCGACATCAGGACCGTGGTCGTCGACCGCAAGGACGGTCCGCTCGAGGTGGGCCAGGCCGACGGGGTCGCCTGCCGCAGCGTGGAGATGTTCGAGGCGTTCGGCCTGGCTGATCGTCTGGTCGAGGAGGCGTACCGGGTCAACGAGGTCGCCTTCTGGCGGCCGGACCCGGACGACCCGAGCAAGATCAAGCGGACGGGGCGCATCCAGGATGTCGAAGAAGGCTTGTCGGAGATGCCGCACGTGATCGTCAACCAAGCGCGGATGCTCGACTACCTCCTGGACCACATGGAGCGGTCGGCAAGCAGGTTGGAGCCGTTCTACGGCCTCCACGCCAGCGACGTCCAGATCGACGGCAGCGGCTCGTCGGAGTACCCGGTGACGGTCACCCTGCAGCACATGAAGGACTTCGAGGAGACCGGGGAGACCTCGACTGTCCGGGCCAAGTACGTCGTCGGCAGCGACGGCTCACGCAGCGGCACCCGGACCGCGATCGGCCGCGAACTGGTCGGCGACCCGATGAACCAGTCCTGGGGTGTCATGGACGCCTTTGCGGTCACCGACTTCCCGGACATCCGGCTCAAGTGCGCGATCCACTCCGCCAACCAGGGCAACATCCTCATCATCCCGCGTGAGGGCGGATACATGGTCCGGTTCTACGTCGCGCTGGACAATGTCCGGGACAAGGAGATGCTCGACAACCGGAATGTCACCCCGGAGAAGCTGGCCACGGTCGCGAACCGGATCCTGCACCCGTACACCGTCGAGGTCGAAGACGTCGCATGGTGGGCGGTGTACGAGATCGGCCAGCGTCTGTGCGACAAGTTCGACGACGTGCCGGTAGCGGAGATGGCCACCCGTCTGCCGCGGGTGTTCATCGCGGGCGATGCCTGCCACACGCACAGCGCCAAGGCCGGTCAGGGCATGAACGTGTCCATGGCCGACACCTGGAACCTCGGGTGGAAGCTGGGCGCCGTCCTCAGGGGACGGCCAAGCCGGAACTGCTGCACACCTATTCCGAGGAACGCCAGAAGATCGCCGAGCAGCTCATCGATTTCGACCGCGAGTTCTCCAAGATGTTCAGCGCCCACCCGACCGAGTCCGGTGACAGTGACGATGTAGAGGGTGTCGACCCGGAGGAGTTCCAGCAGTACTTCATCACGCAAGGCCGCTTCACCGCGGGAGTCGCGACCATATACGCCCCGTCGATGATCACCGCCGAGGCGATGTTCCAGCACCTCGCCGAGGGCTTCCCGGTCGGGATGCGCTTCCACTCCGCCCCGGTTGTCCGGTTGGCCGACGCCAAGCCCGTCCACCTCGGCCATGTCGCCCGGGCGGACGGCGCCTGGCGCCTCTACATCTTCGCCGACCAGAAGGACCCGACGGGCGGAGACTCCCATTTCCGAGGTTTGTGCGAGTTCTTGGAGTCGGACGCGTCTCCGATCAAGTGCTTCACGCCGGCCGGGGCCGATCCCGACTCGGTGATCGATGTCCGTGCCGTCTTCCAGCAGGGGCATCGTGACCTGGCCGTCGACAAGATGCCGTCGGTCCTGCTGCCGAAGAAGGGCAAACTCGGCCTGGTCGACTACGAGAAGATGTTCTGCCCCGACCCGAAGGCCGATGACATCTTCGCGCTGCGAGGCGTGAACCGCGAGACGGGCTGCATGGTCGTCGTCCGCCCGGACCAGTACGTCTCGCACGTGCTCCCACTGCACGGACACGAGGCACTGGCCGACTTCTTCGCCGGGATCCTGATCGACGCCGAGTAGGGCCGACACGTCCGGCGCCGTCTACGTGCCGTGACGCACCGGCGCTGCCGGGGAGGGGGTGGGGGCGAGCCAGGCCAGGGCGGCGGTGACCAGGGCTTCGGTGCCGGTGTCGAGGGTTGGCTGGATGACCGGCGCGAACCGGGCGGAGTGGTTGACCGGGAGGTCGCGGCTGAGGGTGCCGGCCGCCTCGGCGGCGCGGTAGGTGTCGGGGTCGGTTCCGCCGATGCCCCAGTAGGTGTAGGCGACCTCCGTGCACGGTGATCCGCAGGCTGTCAGCGGCGGAGAGCACCGCGCCGCGGCGGGTGCCGACCTGCCCGGCGGGGCATGGGCAGGACATGCTGGCCGAGCGTCGGTCAGCGCGATCGGTGTGCCGTGCTGCAGCAGGGTGTCGCGAATCGCCCCGCCACCCAGCCCGGACATGATCGCCAACGCCGCGAACCCGATGGGATCGAGCCGTTCGTGGCGGGCAATCACCCCACCGAGCACGGCATTCGCGAACACCCCGGTCAGGTCAACGTCGCGAAAGACCTCGCTGACCGCCCCCTCAACGCATCTCGGCGCGCCATGCCACGTCCGGCGATCGCCACTTCCAACGACGCTCAGCTCAGCATGCCGTCCACGGGCCCGCGGACGAGCCGACACCACTCCCGGTGGGTGGTCGGCCGACCTGCTCGTGGCCGCCCTCGATGCGTCCAAGGGATCACCGGTGACCGTCGGATCGGAGGACGAGTCGCTGCCGCTCGCCCCAACCGCGGGCCTGCCGATCACGACTGGCTGAGTCTGCGGAGCGTGTACCGCCCCGGGCGGGGCCCAACCCGTCCGGTCCCCGGCAGATTCCCCCGCAGCAGCGGTGACCGGCGCATGGAGCCGACGCCTCCGGGCAACTACCGGAGCGAACAGCGGATCGATCGACCGGGAGGAGTGCGGCATGGCTGTGTGCGAAGTGTGCGGGTTCATCGCCGCTCGCCCTATCCGTGGCGTGCTGGGCATTCACAGGGGTTCCCAGCTGGATTCCTTTCGCCGAATCCAGCTGGGGAATCCGTAGCTTCGCCGGAGTCGCCGGGGAAAGGGCGCCGTCCGTAGGCTCGGGTGATGGAGGAGGGGGCCCCGGGACGCCCGTTCCGGCCGGACATCGAGGGCCTGCGGGCCGTCGCGGTCCTGGCCGTCGTCCTCTTCCACGCGGCGGTGCCGCGGATCGCCGGCGGGTTCGTCGGCGTGGACGTCTTCTTCGTGCTCTCCGGGTTCCTGATCACCGGCCTGCTGTGGCGCGAGGTGGGGAAGACCGGCCGGGCGCGGCCTGCCCGGTTCTACGCTGCGCGGGCGCGTCGGTTGCTGCCGTCCGCGATCACGGTCCTCGTCGCCACGGCGGCGGTCGCGACCGCCGTGCTGCCGCCGCTGCAGGTCCGCAGGGTGCTCGGCGACGCCGTGGCCAACGCGCTCTACGTGGGCAACTACCGCCTGGCCCTGCAGGGCACGGATTACCTCGCGGAGAACCAAGCGCCCTCTCCGTTCCAGCACTACTGGTCGCTGGGTGTCGAGGAGCAGTTCTACCTGCTCTGGCCGACGCTGGTCGTGCTCGCCGCGGTGCTCGGCCGGCGTCTCGCGCGGCGGTCGGCCACCCCGGTCGTGGCGCCGTTCGCCGCGCTCGCCCTGGTGACGGGGGCCTCGTTCGCAGGCTCCCTCGCATGGACCAACACGAGCCCGCCCTGGGCCTACTTCTCGCTGCCGACGCGGGCGTGGGAGCTCGGCGTCGGTGGGCTGGTGGCGCTGGGCGTGCCGCTCTGGCACCGGGCGCCGCCCGCTGTCGCGGGGCTCTCGGGCTGGGCGGGGCTCGCTCTCGTGGTGGGCAGCTGCGTGCTGCTCAGCGGCTCGACGCCGTTCCCGGGGACAGCGGCGCTCGCCCCCGTCCTCGGGACGGCGCTGGTGATCGCCGCCGGATGCGCCGGGCCCGCATGGGGGGCCGGAGCGGTGCTCGGGCTGCCGCCGCTGCGGGCGGTCGGGCGCGTGTCGTACTCCTGGTACCTGTGGCACTGGCCGGTCCTCGTGCTGGCTCCCGCGGTCCTCGGTCACCCGCTGGGGCTGCCGGCCCGGCTGGCCGCGGCCGCGGTCTCGGGCGTGCTCGCGGCGGGCACCCTCGTCCTGGTCGAGAACCCGGTCCGCTTCGCCGCGCCACTGCACCGCTCGCCGCTACGCAGCCTGCTCGTCGGCGGCGGACTGACCGCGGCCGGCGTCTGCGCCGCGTTGATGGCGCTCGTCCTGGCGCCGGCGACGGTGGGGCACGGAGCCGCGATTGCCGCGCCGAAGCTCGGCGTCCCGGACGGCTCGACAGGGCCGACGGCGCCCGCTCCCGACCCGCGAGAGGCGCAGCTGCAGGCGCTCACCCGCCAGGTGCAGACGGCGGTGGCAGCCGCGGCCGGCGCCCGGGCTGTGCCGACCAACCTCACGCCACCCCTGGCACAGGCGTCCTCCGACACGGCCTTGCCCTTCCAGAACGGTTGCGATCAGAGCTACACCACCTCCGCGCAGCCGCCCTGCGTGTTCGGTGACCCGGCGGGGACGTCGACGGTCGCGCTGGTCGGCGACTCGCACTCCGCCAACTGGTATCCGACGGTCGAGCCACTGGCCGAGCAACGGCACTGGCGCCTCGACGTCCTCGCGAAGGCCACGTGCCCGTTCCTGCTGGATCTGCCCACCAGGAGCCCCTACCTCGGCCGGGAGTTCACCGAGTGCGAGCAGTGGCGGGCGACGGTGCTCAGCCGGCTGCAGGCCGAGCACCCCTCGCTCGTACTGCTGGCCATGTCCCGCCGGTACGGCGCCGACTTCGACTTCACCTCCTACGACGCCTCGTGGCAGGCCGCGCTGACCCGAACCGTGGCCACACTGCGGGCCGCCGGGTCGACCGTCCTCGTGCTGGGGCCTGTGCCGGACCCGCGCACCTGGGCGCCCACCTGCCTGTCCGACCACCTCGACTCCGCGACCGCCTGCGCCCCGGACCGGGCCGCAGCGGTGAACGCGCAGGGCATCGCCGCGGAGGACGCGGCGACCCGGACCGGTGGCGGCCGCTTCGCCGACCTGGCCGACCTGTTCTGCACCGCCGACACGTGCCCGCTGATCGTGGCCAACGACCTCGTCTACCGCGACGACAACCACATCACCGTCGAGTACGCCGCGATGCTGGCCCCCGTGATGGCCGCGGAGATCGACAGCGCACTGCCGGGAGGATGAGGCGGGATCGCGGAGGACGCAGAAGGAGACGAGGGCGACCGCGGGCAGCTGAGCAACGTCGTCTGAACGAGACGCGGGGTCCGCCCACTGCTGCCACGCACCGACCCACACCAGCAGGGCCGGCCACGCCATCCTCACGGTCAAACCGACGCTCTAAGCTGGTTCCCAGCTGGGTAGAACGAGGCGATGAGCCTGGTTCGGCGCCTACAGTGGGGGGTGTTGCGCTGCCGGTACGCCCGGCGCCCGCCGGCTACCCGGCGCAGTCAGGAAGTGCGACATGTTCGAACGGTTCACCGACGGCGCACGGCGGGTGGTCGTCCTGGCGAAGGAAGAGGCCAGGATGCTCGACCACAACTACATCGGCACCGAGCACCTCCTGCTGGGGCTGATCCACGAGGATGAGGGCGTCGCGGCGAAGGCGCTCGAGTCGCTGGGCATCGCCCTCGACGGGGTCCGCCATCAGGTCGAGGAGATCATCGGCCAGGGTCGGCAGGCGCCCAGTGAGCACATCCCCTTCACCCCGAGGGCGAAGAAGGTCCTGGAGCTGTCGCTGCGTGAGGCGCTGCAGCTGGGCCACAACTACGTCGGCACCGAGCACATCCTGCTCGGGCTGATCCGCGAGGGCGAGGGCATTGCCGCGCGGGTGCTGTTCAAGCTCGGCGCCGACCTCGGCCGGGTGCGCCAGCAGGTGCTGCAGCAGCTCTCCGGCGACCCAGAGCCGGAACCCGGCACCGGCGCCTCGAGTGCTCCCGGCGAGATTGTCCCGGCCGGGTCGCCGCTGTTGGATCAGTTCGGCCGCAACCTGACCCAGCAGGCCCGCGAGGGCAAGCTGGACCCGGTCATCGGCCGCGAGAAGGAGATCGAGCGGGTCATGCAGGTGCTCTCGCGGCGCACCAAGAACAACCCCGCTCTGGTGGGTGAGGCCGGAGTGGGCAAGACCGCCGTCGTCGAGGGGCTGGCCCAGGACATCGTCAAGGGCGAGGTCCCGGAGACGCTGAAGGACAAGCAGCTCTACACCCTGGATATGGGCTCGCTGGTGGCCGGTTCGCGGTATCGGGGTGACTTCGAGGAGCGGCTGAAGAAGGTGCTCAAGGAGATCCGCACCCGGGGCGACATCATCCTGTTCATCGACGAGATGCACACCCTGGTGGGTGCGGGTGCCGCCGAGGGCGCGATCGACGCCGCGAGCATCCTCAAGCCGATGCTGGCCCGTGGCGAGCTGCAGACCGTCGGCGCGACCACGCTCGACGAGTACCGCAAGCACGTGGAGAAGGACCCCGCCCTGGAGCGCCGTTTCCAGCCGATCCAGGTCGCCGAGCCGAGCGTCACGCACACCATCGAGATCCTCAAGGGCCTGCGGGACCGCTACGAGGCGCACCACCGGGTCAGTTACACCGACGCGGCGCTGGTCGCCGCCGCCACGCTGGCGGACCGCTACATCTCGGACCGGTTCCTGCCGGACAAGGCGATCGACCTGATCGACGAGGCCGGTGCCCGGATGCGGATCCGCCGGATGACCGCGCCGCCACAGCTGCGCGAGTTCGACGAGAAGATCGCGAACGTGCGCCGGGACAAGGAGCTGGCGATCGACGGCCAGGACTTCAAGCGGGCCGTACAGCTGCGCAACTGGGAGAAGACCCTGCTCGGCGATAAGTCCGAGTGGGAGAAGCAGTGGCGGGCTGGTGGCCTGGACGTCGTGGCCGAGGTCGACGACGAGCAGATCGCCGAGGTCCTGGGCAACTGGACCGGCATCCCGGTCTTCAAGCTGACCGAGGCCGAGACCACTCGTCTGCTCCGCATGGAGGACGAAGTCCACAAGCGGATCATCGGCCAGGGCGAGGCCGTCAAGTCGGTCGCCAAGGCGATCCGCCGGACCCGTGCCGGGCTGAAGGACCCGAAGCGCCCCTCCGGCTCGTTCATCTTCGCCGGCCCGTCCGGTGTCGGTAAGACCGAGCTCTCGAAGGCGCTGGCGAACTTCCTGTTCGGCGAGGACGACGCGCTCATCCAGATCGACATGGGCGAGTTCCAGGACCGCTACACCGCCTCGCGGCTCTTCGGTGCCCCTCCCGGGTACGTGGGCTACGAGGAGGGCGGCCAGCTCACCGAGAAGGTGCGGCGCAAGCCGTTCTCGGTCGTGCTGTTCGACGAGATCGAGAAGGCCCACCAGGAGATCTACAACACGCTCCTGCAGGTCCTCGAGGACGGCCGTCTCACCGACGGCCAGGGTCGCACGGTCGACTTCAAGAACACCGTGCTGATCTTCACCTCGAACCTGGGTACCCAGGACATCTCGAAGGCGGTCGGGCTCGGCTTCGCGCAGAGCAACGACGAGGCGTCGAACTACGAGCGGATGAAGACGAAGGTCAACGACGAGCTGAAGAAGCACTTCAGGCCGGAGTTCTTGAACCGCATCGACGACATCGTCGTGTTCCACCCGCTGACCGAGCCGCAGATCGTCTCCATGGTGGATCTGATGATCGCTCGGGTCGAGGCGGCGCTGCGGACCAAGGACATGGCGATCGAGCTCATGCCGAACGCGCGCACGCTGCTCGCCCGCCGGGGCTTCGACCTGGTGCTCGGCGCGCGGCCGCTGCGCCGCACGATCCAGCGCGAGATCGAGGACCGGCTCTCGGAGAAGCTCCTGTTCGGCGAGATCGCGCCCGGCCAGATCGTCATCATCGACACCCAAGGCTTCGACCCCACCGACACCACCCGCACCGCGCAGGACAAGGCCCACTTCGTCTTCCATGGCCAGCCCAAGCCCGCCCTCAGCGTGCCCGACACCCTCCCCGTCGCCATGAGCGAGGAATAGCAGCGCCCCGGCGCAGGACCGGACACCAGAGTCGCCCGCGACGCAAAGTCAGAGGTACCCGCGAGGCGAAGCCAGAGCTACCTCGCGAGGCCGTTGACTTCGGCCGCAGGAGGCGCCGGGGAACTCCAGGCCTCCGCACAGCTCCGCGGCCGAACTCGGCGGCCGGTCAACGACAGCTGGATCGCGGCGAGTCGCCTCGTCCGAGACCTGCCGCTGGCGACGTCCTGCGAGGCCCCGTCGCAGGCGCGCTCGGCGGCCACGGCCCGGTCCACCGCCTCGACCGCATGCGCGGCGGCGGCACCGGCGGCGTCCTGCACCTCGGCCGCGCGATAGGCGGCGGCCTGGTGAGCGCCCCGTGTCCGCGGCCTCGGCGAAGGCAGCGTCCCGCTTGGCGAGCGCATCGCGGGCAGTGTCGGTACCCACACATCGCGGGGAACTCGCGGAATGAACCGAACCGCCTGAAGTTTGGCCACCCGGCACACGCCGCCCGTCCGGCGGACAACACGGTCGGACCAGCGGATTCGGAGGGGACGCCCAGTCGGCCGGGCCCGCCCACGGTCCGCTGCAACCGGCCGGCCGCCATGTCACGTCACGGACGCCACGGTGTGACGCTCGCCCGGACAACGGGCTCCATCCCGGTCGGCGCGCCTAGGCTGCCGCTGGTGAACACGCCACCACCTGCACCCGGACTGACACGGACCTGCCCGTGGTGCGCCGAGGCCCGTGTCATTGCGTTCAGCGACGAGGGGCTCGTCCGCGCCCTCTCCCGGCACCTCGAGAGCTGCCCGGGTGCGACGACGGACGAACCGCCGCCGGCCACCTGACGCCGCGACGGCGGCGGAGCGCCGTCGTCTGGCAGGTCACGCGCGGAGGTGCGCCTTGCCGATGACCCCGTACACGCCCGTGAGTGCAGGCGAGGATGAGCGAGCGATCGCTCACTCCGCCGGGACCCAGGTCGTGAGGTCCTGCCAGCCCAGCGCACGCCGGGGGTTCAGCGCCGGAGGCTGGACCGCTTCCGGATGGCCGAGACACACGATCGGCTCCGGGACCCATCCCGCGGGCACCGCCAGCACCACGCCGACCGCGGCGCGGCTGAACGAGCTCACCGGGCCGGCGCCCACACCCAGGGCGTGCGCGGCGAGCAGCATGGTCGCGGCGGCGGTGCCGACGTCGACGGACAGTCCCGGTGCGTCCGGCCGGAATCCGTAGGCCTCCGCCGAGGCCCGGTCGACGCAGATCGTCACCGCCGCCGTCGGGCGCTGGATCATCCCCGGCGACACCATGCGCAGCACCCGGAGCGTGCCGGGATCGACGGTCGCCACGAACCGCTGGAGGTGCCGGTTCCCGGCGGTGGGCGCCCAACGGCCGGCGTCGAGGACCGCCTCGACCGTGTCGCGCCCGACCGGCTCCTCCGTCATCGCCCGGACCACGCGACGGCTCCGGATGGCGGCAAGCACGGGATCGGTCACGCCGGGCCCGTCGTCCCCGGAGCCGACGCGTACCGCGCGAGAAGAATCTCCGCGACCGAGCGGCACACCTCGTCCAGGCGCGCCACGTAGCCGTCGCGGTCGTCCCGGGGCACGGCCAACAGCGGCATCGTCCGGAGCGGGCCGTCCACCAGCGCGCCCGTCCTGTCCCGCGACCGCGAGTCGATCTTCTCGGCGAGCCGGTGCGCGGCCGTGAGCAGCCTCATCGGGCCGTACTCGGCGGCTTCGTCGACCTGGGTACGGGCGGCGGTGACGAGGTAGGCGAGCAACTCCAGCGCGTCGTCCTCGTCGAGGACCCAGGCGGCGGACATGCGCCTCATCGTGGCCCCCGGCGTGCGACACGCCAAGAGCCGCTGCCTCGGGGGCCCGGACGGTGGGGGGCAGCGTCCGCCCGCCACGAACGGTGAGCGCGACACCGCGCCGGGAACCGGCTCTGCCGGTCACGACACGAGGCCCCCGATGACCAGCGGCAGCACCGCCCCACCCCCGATCCCGAGCAGCACCGACACCGCGGCGGCGAGCACCGCGACCACGGTCGCCCGCCGGGCGACCGGCTGCTCGGCGCCGTCCCCGGCCCCCGCCCGGAAGGCGGGCGCGATCCAGCGCAGGTAGTAGAAGACGCTGGCCACCGTGTTCACGATCGCGACGACGGCCAGCCAGGCCATCCCGCCGTCGACGGCGGCGGTGAACAGGGTCAGCTTGCCGAGGAACACCGCGGTCGGCGGCGTCCCGATCAGCCCGAGCAGGCACACCACCAGTGCTCCGGCCGGCGCGGGGGCCCGCCTCGCGAGGCCCCGCATGTCGTCCAGGGTGCGGGCCCGGGGCAGGGCGGCGACCACGGCGAAGGCGCCGAGGTTCGTCACCGCGTAGCCGGCGAGGTAGAACAGCAGGCCCGGGAGCGCCTCCGGTGCGCGACCCGCCACCGCGACGGCCATGAGCAGGTAGCCGACCTGCGAGATCGTCGAGTACGCGAGCAGCCGCTGGACGGAGGTCTGGAAGAACGCGGCCAGGTTGCCCAGGCTCATCGACGCCGCGGCCAGCACCGCGAGCAGCACGGGCCAGGCGACGACGTCGGCGGGCACGGCCACGTCCAGGAGCCGGTAGGCGCCGACGAGGGCACCGACCTTCGGGATCGTGGTGACGACGGCGGCGACCGGCGCGGGGGTGCCGTCGGTGACGTCGGGGACCCAGAACTGGGCCGGCACCGCTCCCGCCTTGAAGGCCAGTCCGGCGAGCACGGCGACCAGCCCGACCGCCGCGAGCGCGGCCGGCGCGGTGGCCAGCCCCTCGCGCAGGGCCGGGTAGGCGGTCGCCCGGCCCGCCCCGTAGACCAGGGCGACACCGGTGACCATCGCGACCCCGGAGAACGCGCCGGACAGGTAGTACTTCATCGCCGCCTCGGTCGCGCGCGCGTCGCCGGCCCAGCCCACGACCGCGTAGAACGGCACGCCGGCCAGCAGGAACGCGGCGAAGAGCAGCAGCAGGTCGTTCGCTCCGGCCATGACGACCGCCCCGAGGCCACCGAGCTGGACGAGCACGGCGAACTCGGTCTCCCGGCGGTGCCCGGCGACCGCGTCCGCCGAGAGCCACAGCGCGAGCAGTACCGACACCAGAACGATCGCGCGAGCGGCCGTGGTCGCCGTGTCGACGGCATAGGCGCCGCCGAACACCGTCTCGCCCTGCCGGGCGGACGCCGTGGCGACCAGCCCGCCCACGGCGGTCGCCGTCGCGAGCCACCGGACCAGGCCCTGGCGCCTGCGCGGTGACCAGGACCCGAGCAGCAGGCCGGCGACCGCGCCGCCGAGCAGGAAGAGCTCCGGGAGCAGCGCCAGCGGGTTCTCGTTCATGCCGGTCATCGCGCCACCAGCTCCACGAGCCCCCGCGCGGCGGGCTCGATCACGTCGAGCAGGACGCGCGGCAGGACCCCGATCACCAGCGCGAGCGCGAGCAGCGGTGCGACCGCCAGCGCCTCGCTCGCCCGGACGTCCGGGAGAGGACGCGGCGCGCCGGGGGCGTCGGGCGTCCGCAGCGGACCGAGGAACAGCCGCTGCAGCGCCAGCAGGAACAGCGCCGCGGTGACGAGGATGCCGGTGACGGCCAGGGCGGTCGGGACCGGGGCCGCCCCGAGCGCCCCGGTGAAGACCTGGAACTCCGCGATGAACCCGGAGAACCCGGGCAGCCCGAGCGAGGCGAACGCGGCGACCGCGAACAGTGCGGCGAACCGCGGGGTGCGCGCGGCCAGGCCCGAGTACGCCCGCATGTCGTAGGTCCCGCCGCGCTCGTGCAGCACCCCGGCCAGCAGGAACAGCGCACCGGTGATCAGGCCGTGCGACACCATCTGCGTGACGGCGCCCGTCGTGGCGAGGGCGCGGGCCTGCACGTCGCCCCCGGCCACCAGACCGGCCGCGCCCACGCCGAGCACCACGTAGCCCATGTGGTTGATCGAGGTGTAGGCGATCATGCGTTTGACGTCGGTCTGGGCCAGGGCGACGAGCGCGCCGTACACCACGGAGACGACCCCGACGATCACGACCACCAGTGCGTACTGCCGCCAGCTCGCCGGCAGCAGCGGCATCGCGATCCGCACGAAACCGTAGGCGCCCATCTTCAGCAGGACCCCGGCGAGGATCGCCGAACCGGTCGCCGGCGCCTCGGTGTGCGCGGGCGGCAGCCAGGTGTGGAACGGCACCGTCGGGGTCTTCACCGCGAGGCCGACGCCGAGCGCCAGCAGGGTCAGCCCCGCGTACAGGCCTCCGCCCGCCAGCGGATTCGCGGCGGTCAGGGCCGGGATGTCGAAGGTGTGCGGTACGGCGGCGAGGAACAGCGCGATGATGCCGAGCAGCAGCGCGAGCGAGCCGAGGAACGTGTAGAGGAAGAACTTCAGCGCCGCGGCCCGGGCCCGTTCGCCGTGCCCCCACCCGGCGATCACGAAGTACATCAGCACGATCGACAGGTCGAAGAAGAGGAAGAACAGGATGAGGTCGAGCGCCGCGAACAGCCCCGTGCTCACCGTCTGCAGGGCCAGGAACAGCACCACGTAGGGCTTGACCCGGCGGGTCTCTCTCAGCGCGAACACGGCGCAGGCGAGGAACAGCACGGCGGTGAGCGCGAGCAGCGGCAGGGACAGCCCGTCGACGCCGAGGTGGTAGGAGATCCCCGCGCTCGGGATCCAGGGCAGCCGCTCCTCGAACCCGTAACCCTGCGGGGGCAGCCGCAGCCACACCGCGACGACCAGGGCGAGGTCGAGCATCCCGGCCGCGATCCACGCGCCCACGAACAGCCGCGCCGGGAGCCGGGCCGGCAGGCACAGCAGCACCGCGCCCACCAGGGCGGGCCAGAAGACGATCAAGGACAGCACAGGGCGGTCACCTCACCACGATCACGAACAGGGCCAGCGCGGCCAGGGCGGCGACGCCGATCGAGAGCTGGGCGAGGTACTGGTGCAGTTGGCCGGTCTGGGGTCGGCGCGCCCACCGGCCCAGGGTCCGGGCACCGGCCGCGACCGCACCGACGGCGCCGTCGACGGCGGGCTCGCCGCGCCGGTCCAGCAGTCCCGCGAGCCGGACGACGGCGCGCGCGGAGCCGTCGACGGCCCGGTCGAGCACGTCGGCGTCGAAGCGGGCGAGGGCCGACGCCAGGGCCACGGTGGGCCGGGCGACCAGCGTCCGGGCGAGACTCTCGAGGCCGAGCCAGCTCGCGAGGAGCCCGGATCCCCGACCGGCGCGGGCCGGCCCGGAAGGTTCCCGCCCGGCCCCCCGGCGCCGGGACAGCACCGCCCACGTCGCGGCCGCGGCGACGACGGCGAGCACCGCCGAGGCGGCGAGCTCGACGGCGCCGGGTCCCGGTCCGCCGAGCAGCGCACCGACCCCGGTCAGCGCCGCGGGTACGGCGAGCAGCACGAGGGGCGCGGCCATGAGCCCGGCGACCCGGCCCGCGGGCTCCTGCTCGTGCACCGGCTCGCCCGGCTCCGCGGGCTGCCACACGAACCACAACGCCTTCACGCTGTACACCGCCGCCACGACCGCGCCGGCCAGCCCCACGACGTACAACGCCGCCGAGCGCTCCAGCACCGCGGCGAGCACGGCGTCCTTCCCGACCCACAGCGACAGCGGCGGGATTCCCGCCAGCGACAGGGCGCCGGTCGTGAACGTCGCCCCGACCAGCGGGAACCGGCGGGCCGCGCCCCGCAGCCCGTCGAGCTGCCTGGTACCCAGGGCGACCAGCCACGCCCCGGCCGCGAGGAACAGCAGGCTCTTCGTGGCCGCGTGGGCGACGAGTTGCAGTGCACCCTGCGGGACCCCGCCGACGCCGGCAGCGAGCACCGTGTACCCGATCTGCGCGCAGGTCGACGCGGCCAG is a window of Pseudonocardia sp. T1-2H DNA encoding:
- a CDS encoding ATP-dependent Clp protease ATP-binding subunit — protein: MFERFTDGARRVVVLAKEEARMLDHNYIGTEHLLLGLIHEDEGVAAKALESLGIALDGVRHQVEEIIGQGRQAPSEHIPFTPRAKKVLELSLREALQLGHNYVGTEHILLGLIREGEGIAARVLFKLGADLGRVRQQVLQQLSGDPEPEPGTGASSAPGEIVPAGSPLLDQFGRNLTQQAREGKLDPVIGREKEIERVMQVLSRRTKNNPALVGEAGVGKTAVVEGLAQDIVKGEVPETLKDKQLYTLDMGSLVAGSRYRGDFEERLKKVLKEIRTRGDIILFIDEMHTLVGAGAAEGAIDAASILKPMLARGELQTVGATTLDEYRKHVEKDPALERRFQPIQVAEPSVTHTIEILKGLRDRYEAHHRVSYTDAALVAAATLADRYISDRFLPDKAIDLIDEAGARMRIRRMTAPPQLREFDEKIANVRRDKELAIDGQDFKRAVQLRNWEKTLLGDKSEWEKQWRAGGLDVVAEVDDEQIAEVLGNWTGIPVFKLTEAETTRLLRMEDEVHKRIIGQGEAVKSVAKAIRRTRAGLKDPKRPSGSFIFAGPSGVGKTELSKALANFLFGEDDALIQIDMGEFQDRYTASRLFGAPPGYVGYEEGGQLTEKVRRKPFSVVLFDEIEKAHQEIYNTLLQVLEDGRLTDGQGRTVDFKNTVLIFTSNLGTQDISKAVGLGFAQSNDEASNYERMKTKVNDELKKHFRPEFLNRIDDIVVFHPLTEPQIVSMVDLMIARVEAALRTKDMAIELMPNARTLLARRGFDLVLGARPLRRTIQREIEDRLSEKLLFGEIAPGQIVIIDTQGFDPTDTTRTAQDKAHFVFHGQPKPALSVPDTLPVAMSEE
- a CDS encoding NADH-quinone oxidoreductase subunit N; its protein translation is MTGMNENPLALLPELFLLGGAVAGLLLGSWSPRRRQGLVRWLATATAVGGLVATASARQGETVFGGAYAVDTATTAARAIVLVSVLLALWLSADAVAGHRRETEFAVLVQLGGLGAVVMAGANDLLLLFAAFLLAGVPFYAVVGWAGDARATEAAMKYYLSGAFSGVAMVTGVALVYGAGRATAYPALREGLATAPAALAAVGLVAVLAGLAFKAGAVPAQFWVPDVTDGTPAPVAAVVTTIPKVGALVGAYRLLDVAVPADVVAWPVLLAVLAAASMSLGNLAAFFQTSVQRLLAYSTISQVGYLLMAVAVAGRAPEALPGLLFYLAGYAVTNLGAFAVVAALPRARTLDDMRGLARRAPAPAGALVVCLLGLIGTPPTAVFLGKLTLFTAAVDGGMAWLAVVAIVNTVASVFYYLRWIAPAFRAGAGDGAEQPVARRATVVAVLAAAVSVLLGIGGGAVLPLVIGGLVS
- a CDS encoding DUF6092 family protein — translated: MSAAWVLDEDDALELLAYLVTAARTQVDEAAEYGPMRLLTAAHRLAEKIDSRSRDRTGALVDGPLRTMPLLAVPRDDRDGYVARLDEVCRSVAEILLARYASAPGTTGPA
- a CDS encoding nitroreductase family protein gives rise to the protein MPLGRGDSSRAVRVGSGDDGPGVTDPVLAAIRSRRVVRAMTEEPVGRDTVEAVLDAGRWAPTAGNRHLQRFVATVDPGTLRVLRMVSPGMIQRPTAAVTICVDRASAEAYGFRPDAPGLSVDVGTAAATMLLAAHALGVGAGPVSSFSRAAVGVVLAVPAGWVPEPIVCLGHPEAVQPPALNPRRALGWQDLTTWVPAE